The sequence below is a genomic window from Coffea arabica cultivar ET-39 chromosome 4c, Coffea Arabica ET-39 HiFi, whole genome shotgun sequence.
TATCACTTGAAAAAAGAGGAACTAAATGTATTATCATTTTTGCCTTTGACATTATGGGTGCATGAGAGAGGAGTGCACTTTTTGGTCAAAGAATGTAGCAAAAATGAGTCTTGGGACCAATCAGGCAAACTCTTTTTATATGTAAGGGACTATTATAATTGATTTTAAATGTAAGAAATTAAAAAAGTTTTTTCTCAAAATGTGAGGgatcaatttgacaaaaattttttttttttttaaactctctGTACCCTTTTGGAGAATGGCCCTACTTGGGTAATTGATATTCACATTACTATTTTAGccacttcactctaatccattcAATAAATAATATATCTCCTGAGAGTTCTAGAGGTTAATTGAGAAATACAAATATCAATTCCCCCAACTTGTCGCATGAAGcagctaataatttttttatttttgaaaataaggCAGCTGTTGGAAGTTGAAGAAGTTCAAGTAATTTAACTCAtgagggtttgtttggattgtgaattatttgagatatttttactgtagtactttttgcgatatgatatatgtgagataaaaaggtaattaggaagataaaaaggtgcgtTGGAAATTATAATGACGATGCAAGCagatataatttgacaaataattcacaatccaaacaaagtcgCTATGCATCCATTTTAGAGTTTAGACCTCAACATCATAAATGGTTGCTTATGAGAGAGTGACGTTTTATTTGCCGAAAAAGGTTAAGGAAAGCTACTAGCATTACTCAAATATCAAGATAGCTTTTCCATTGGACCCAAAAGAAAAACACTACCAAGATAGATTGTTGAGATATATTATTAAATTTCTAATAGGCAAAGATTGATCATATGTTAGAGATTGTTTATGCCATTACAATAAGATATAAATGGATACACATGCTGAGGTCAAAGTTGAGAAAAATCATATTACCAAATGGGAAAGAAGCAAGAGACTGAAGAAACTTTCTCTGTACTATGCTTATCCTATGGTAAGATAAGCCATGAAACTGGCGGACCTAATGTGCAAATTCCCTTAAAACTTCCGCCGGCCTAATCAGTCTAATCTTGACTTTCAGTACGAAAAAGTGCTGGAATTCGAGCAAGAATTGAGCTCCAAACTACAAATTAGCAGACCGGTGACTGATTAATTGCAGAGGCCGAAGACGAGGAGGGATCTGAACTCTTTCACTCGTTGGATAACGTGGTAAACTTAGTAGTCCACCATGTGTCGTACAAGGCTTCTGGGATGGACACGTCTGCTGGAGTTTTCTGCAGTTTGTGTCCTACTCCTTAACGGTGGTACAGCAGCCAAGAATGAAGCTTGCACAGCTTCAGACTTCCAAGACGACCATCACCGGGTACTTGCCGCCAATCGTACAAATATGGTACTTCTTGAACTTCAATTTCTGTCTCTCTTCCGGTTCCTATTTTCATATTATAAGTGAATGAATCATCATAAAGGCTAAAGGGGACCCAACAAGCAGCTTCTTTAGAAAATGTGTATGGTTTGTTGTGCAGTATGACTCTACATCGTTGCTGCACTCTGCATCTGAATTTTTCCTGCAACAGATGTTCTAGTGTAGTAAAAATAagagattcttcttcttcttccttttttctttgtcttttagTGACAAGTTTCCCCTCGATTGTCTGTTTCTGGGTGTTTGGAAGAAGTCATTAGTAGTTCTGACTTCTTCTAATCgttggctttgatacttgagtAATTGTTTTCATTGGAAAGCCACCATGTATCTTCCTTTTCACTTGAGTCTGATATGAAGTGTGAACatacccccccaaaaaaaagtacTGCGCTCAAAATTTAGTATATGGCTTATATTTTTGGTTAAAAACCTTGTTCTAAATGTTGAGTGATAGTAGCATGAAGCTTTGGAAGTTAATTGATGGATTAAACAGAAGATGTACAAGGAGGCTTTACTTGTTATTAGACTACTATGCAAGAAAGCTACAGACCAGTCATTTCTGAGTTCTGTACTTTTGCTCTTTATAATTACGGAGGCTGGGGACTTCATATTTGCTTCAGTGGTTGATTGGTTAAACTTCACATTTGCTTTAGTAGAGGTTCTACTCAGATAGATGCTATTCCTGCTAGAGTTCGTTCCTCTGTCACTACACTGTCATCCCAATTTCTTCGctcactccttttttttttttggagcacTGAATAACATATCTTAAATTATATGATTCCATTCTTTCAACATAGAACTGTTTCACAGTGGATCTCGGGCCACATTGATCATCAAATGGtatccttcatttttccagaGACTTGAAACCATTTGCTTGAGGTCACATAATTGCTCTCCTGTTACTAAAGTTAATAAGGAATCTTTATTCTGCCAGCTGTTGGCGCTAAGTCCAGCTTGATGCATTAGCATCTATCTATGTATATTTGGGAGTATCATTAAAATGTGGAGATATGTTTTCAGCAAGGTTCTTTGAAGTTGGTAAATCTAgtgtgtgaaaattttgaaaccaACTTATAGAGTTCATGTTGTTAAAAGTTTAGACACTTATTTTGGGGTATATCTTATTACTCTTACTGTCATTTGATCTTTGAAAAAATCCGAACATGCACCActaacatttgcaaaacaggtGAGCTCATATAAAAAAATCTGGGAAATTGTATATCAGGGAGTCTGGGGTCAATCCTCGACCTGTATGTGCAGGTAGCGCATTTGGAAGCTAGGATGATGTTAAGTTAATTATTTTATTGTGTTGATGTTCTTGAGAATACTTGACCAGGACAGCAGGAAATTGGATGTTCACAGTAGTGAATGCTTGAAAAAGATTAAACATGATTCTGAGCTCCAAAGTCTGTTCAAGATACTTGATGCTAGCTTCTTTAGTGATAATAAGGTATTTTGCTGACGTTTAACAAATTGTATATTTTGATGTTCATTTGGTGTTTCTTATATGCAAGTGCTGGTTTTCTCAAGGTACACGAGATTGAAAAGGCAGCAAAAGAGTTTAATGTTCCAATTATCAAAACCAATCGAAAGTTAGTGGCTTCTGAAAATGGAGGATTGCATTATCCATCTTATTTGGTTTTCAACCCTGCACGGACAAATGAAAGTTTACAGCAGGCGACCAAGAGGTTCAGTCATCCTTCTCTTGAAGGTGTAAGGAGGCCAAAAAGTGATGAAGATATTGCCTTCATGAGTGTAGGTCCATAATATCCATATAGTTTTAAAGCATGATGCATATGATCATGCATTCAGTTCCATATATTGTGACTAATTGCTCCATTTTCAAATATAATTTATGGATGCCTCAGGTCCTTGAATTGGGGCAACtcattaaaacaaaacaaattacATCAGAGGAGCTAACGGGGATCTTTATAAGGAGATTGAAAAGGTATCACCAATCTTTCTGGTGTTTTAGTATCATCTGTTAGTATTTAGAAGACTCTTTACTGGTGCTGTTGTGGCAGGTATGGTCCTGTCCTTGAGTCAGTAGTCACTATCACTGAGGAATTAGCATACAAGCAGGCAAAAGAGGCCGATCATTTACTTGTGAAAGGCAAATACCTTGGTAATTATCCATTGTTTCTAATTCCACACTGGATTTGCAGTGATATATATTTCCATGGACTGGCAAATCTTAACAGATGCCTGTGAATACAAAGATCTTAAAGTATAGGGTTAGTTCAAAAACATAATCACCATCATGCTTCCATACTTTTTATTTAGTTAGAAACCTTAGAAAACAGTTAAGTGAGCAGCAgttgtttttatttgtcatCTGCACGTGtttctaattttcttatttgttCTATTCTGGAATTTGCTTCCAAACCACATTATAGCTAATATCATGTGAAAATATTGACTTGCATAGGTCCTCTACATGGGATTCCATATGGATTAAAGGACATCATTGCAGTCCCACATTACAGGACGACTTGGGGCTCAAAGACTTTTAAAGATCAAGTTCTTGATATTGAAGCTTGGGTGTATAAAAGGTACCTGGTACTAGAATATTGCAGATGCTACAACTAGTACTCTTTGACATTGTATTGATAAAGGATAATTCTGGATGATACAGGCTGAGGTCTGCTGGGGGAGTTCTTGTTGCAAAACTCGTTTCAGGGTCACTGGCGTACGATGATATCTGGTTTGGAGGCAGGACAAGGAATCCTTGGAATATTGAGGAATACTCCACTGGTTCATCTGCTGGACCAGCTGCTTGCACCTCTGCAGGTATCTTCCTGGATTATGGTGCTCTGTATGGCACTGGTTTCTTGTATTATACCAGCATAACATTGTTCTCTTTGGGTGAAAAATGTGTTCCATGTGGTGAGGTGTATTTCTGTCATTAGTGAGCACTTTCCATAACTAGTTGGAGCTTCACACGTTCAACTTGGACATTCTCTTTCCTTTACATATAGGTATGGTTCCATTCGCTATTGGTTCAGAAACATCTGGTTCCTTAACTTACCCTGCTGCTCGTTGTGGGGTGACTGCACTGCGTCCCACATTTGGAACTGTTGGTCGAACTGGTGTTATGAGCATATCTGAGAGCTTGGTAGTAGTTTGCTTGCTATacagttttattttttctttttctttccattttctatGAGTTTCAGAATTAAGGTCTCTTTCTTTGACAGGATAAATTAGGCCCTTTCTGCAGAAGTGCAGCAGACTGCACAATCATTCTGGATATGATACGAGGAAAGGATCCGGATGATCTTTCATCCCAGGATATTCCATTGGTGGATCCATTTACAGTGGACATAACAAAGCTAACTGTTGGATATCTGGAGGATGCTGAGATGGGAGTGAGCAAAATATGTCCTTTACCTGAATTAAGTTTCGTAGTCCTATTTCTGATCCTTGGGTGTCAATTACAGGTTGTTGATGTGCTTAAATCAAAGGGGGTGAACATGGTCCCCTTTAAGCTGAATTACACTGTTGAATCTGCACAAGGCATCTTGAATTTTACAATGGACGTTGACATGTTGGCCCACTTTGATGAATGGCAGCGTGCTAACTTGGATGATCAATATGAAGCTCAGGATCAGTGGCCTCTTGAACTTCAACGAGCACGTGTTATACCTGCAGTAGACTATGTGCAGGTATGTCATCTGTTAAGTGATtcatcaaaactgaaaaatgaACAATTATGGGAAAATCTACATAAAAGGTAGCTTCTTCTTATTGGGTACTTctgttctttcctttttctttttctgagtTGGGAAGCACAAATATTAAAAGTTAATGTGCCATCACGGCCACTTAATGTGGTTTGTGTAATATAGTGTAAAATGCCTATATCATTGGATCTGGAGGAGATGGATATTCTTAATGCAGGACACCTTGAAATATGCATAACTGTTAGACTTCTAGTTTAATTGGCTCGATGGCATCTATCATGATGATTTGATCGGTTATTGGTTGAAATTTTGATTAACAGAGTTCAGAGTTGTTCTGATCTTTTTAATTGGGCTGGGGAAGAATAGATGTGGATAAACTTTATTATTTATTACTCCAGCATTGGCCAATATTATGAAAATCTAAGGCTGTTTAGGCATTTGACTTTGAGCAACTAAGCCAAACAGGGTTTGATCTCTTTAGTCCACTGAATCCTTTCTTGTATCTTCTTTTATAAAGATATGTAAATTTTTCGGTTTTTCTCCTGTACTCATGCACAATAAATATCTGAGTTTCCGTGTTCCTAGCGTCAAATCATATATTCAGTACTTTCTAACaggtcttggactttgtttgcTTTTTTAGAATGCTTATAGGATCCGCTTCTCCTGTTTCTAATCGCTAATGCCAAATTTCAGTGGCTTCAATTTAGTACACACAATCGAACTTCTTAGATTGACTACTCGACCGCATTTCTGGACTCTTAGTCCTTGCCAAATGCTTTGAAGATTAAAAATAGCTTACAAATCAAGACCCAGCACTGTTGATAATGATTGTGGAGCGGTAAAAACTTTGATGGTCCTTTGCAGGCACAAAGAGCGCGGGGGAAACTTATACGGGAAGTCAAAGAAAGTTTCAGAGTTGATGCATTTGTTGGAAATGCCACAGATTGGGAAAGAGTGTGTGTGGGCAACCTTGTAGGTATGCCTGTTATTGTTGTTCCTGCAGGATTTAAGAAGATATCTGATCCACCAACAGCAGACACCCGAAGGAGGACTACAATCACCACCGGTATTTATGCTCCGCCAGCGCACGACCATATTGTAAGTAATCTGACCCATAATCCTTTAGACTGAAATAAGTACAATTTCTTTCATCATTTGTGTGGCAGAGTTACTATTTGGTTCAAACAGGATGAGATATCATCTAATACACTTGAGAGTTTTACGTAAGAATCTTTGCCAAAAATGATCTTTTGCTTCCTAGAAGTCGGAAGAACTTTGATATCATGCGATGAATGTTATGCCTGTTTACCTTTACACTGGTTCTTGCACAGGATTGACCTTGATTAGGAGCAGCTCATGTTCTCCTACAATATATAATAGTACATATTTTGCAGGCTCTCGCATTGGCAATGGCTTACCAGTCAGTAACTGATCATCACAAACAGCGTCCTCCTATTGATGACCTTGGACCTAATGACTCGGTTCCTAATCCACCCATTAAACAAATACCTCCAAGGCAATTACGCGGTTGAAGCTATTGATCCGGTACCCCTCTTCTTATTATAGTCTATAACTTCTGATGCATAATGGTCAATATGACTGTACCATcagaatttttgaatttttgtttgacctaaagaaatttcctttttttttttttttttttttggagaattgcTTAAATTCTTAAATTTATTTTGAGAATTGTTTAAATTGGCTTAAGCATCCCGACGTTCCCCATTTCAACATTTATGGTCCAGTTTATTGCCcccgattaattaaataaataaaagggtcCTGTGCTTGAGTTGAATAAGTTGGAATTGCGCAACATTACCATGTGAGGTTAGACTTTAGAGGGTGCCTGGTCAAATGCATTTTAGGATGCTTCTTAACTGGGTGGTCGAAGTCGAACATACACCTGTCATGATGGGCATCCTTGTAAGATAATCTAGTAGAAATCGAACTGGGGGAGTTACTCAGAACTTTGGGAATTCAATATTTGGTCCTTTAATGgttattgtttatttttttccGATGGCAGTTGGCAGGGAGGAAATGTGGGAGCGGAAGAAGTGGATGTTGAAATGGAACTTTTGCTTCATGACgtgaaattaaaaagaaaaatgacttGCTTGGGACATGTTTTAAATCCGTAAAACTAGTAACAAAATCTTCTTGAGCATGTTCAAAAACCATGTCAATGAAATAGAGAATTAAAGATGAATTTTACTGCAAGTGATCAGTAATTTGAAACGTTTGGGGTGCTactgataaaattgaaatttgaaacgaaagtttgaaatatgaaattcgaaatatgaagtttttaagTTACGGAAGTAGTATTAAatactaaatttgatatatttgaatgtatatcatattaaatgataagtgaataacgtagcatttattattattttttttttttttgagaaagtcTTGtcaattgttttatttttggtcGCCAAAAGCTTTGAACATGCTaagatttgaattcattaagCTTTGTGAGATTATAttatcaaacagggcctgtgAATTTTGCTGTCTCTAATTTCTTTTCAATATGTAATGCTTCTAATTTCTTTTCGAGAAGTAATGCTTTGGCCATATAGGTAAGGTTACAGAAGAAAAGGATCAGTAATTTCATGAAATGTAAGGAATGACTGGGCAAAAACAATTTACttctgggttttttttttttttttttttttaagtgtgtTCCGCAGGGAGTGGACCCCGCAGACTATTCACCACCCTCAGCAACTTGCTGGCAGCAAGGTTCGAACTAGGGACCTGAAGCTCCATCTTCCGCAACCTCAACCACCAGACCAAGCCCCTGAGATCATCGGCATGACCATTTTAATCTAACCCCAAATAATTCCATAAGTTTAA
It includes:
- the LOC113740154 gene encoding uncharacterized protein isoform X1, producing MCRTRLLGWTRLLEFSAVCVLLLNGGTAAKNEACTASDFQDDHHRVLAANRTNMVSSYKKIWEIVYQGVWGQSSTCMCSRKLDVHSSECLKKIKHDSELQSLFKILDASFFSDNKVHEIEKAAKEFNVPIIKTNRKLVASENGGLHYPSYLVFNPARTNESLQQATKRFSHPSLEGVRRPKSDEDIAFMSVLELGQLIKTKQITSEELTGIFIRRLKRYGPVLESVVTITEELAYKQAKEADHLLVKGKYLGPLHGIPYGLKDIIAVPHYRTTWGSKTFKDQVLDIEAWVYKRLRSAGGVLVAKLVSGSLAYDDIWFGGRTRNPWNIEEYSTGSSAGPAACTSAGMVPFAIGSETSGSLTYPAARCGVTALRPTFGTVGRTGVMSISESLDKLGPFCRSAADCTIILDMIRGKDPDDLSSQDIPLVDPFTVDITKLTVGYLEDAEMGVVDVLKSKGVNMVPFKLNYTVESAQGILNFTMDVDMLAHFDEWQRANLDDQYEAQDQWPLELQRARVIPAVDYVQAQRARGKLIREVKESFRVDAFVGNATDWERVCVGNLVGMPVIVVPAGFKKISDPPTADTRRRTTITTGIYAPPAHDHIALALAMAYQSVTDHHKQRPPIDDLGPNDSVPNPPIKQIPPRQLRG
- the LOC113740154 gene encoding uncharacterized protein isoform X2; the protein is MCRTRLLGWTRLLEFSAVCVLLLNGGTAAKNEACTASDFQDDHHRVLAANRTNMDSRKLDVHSSECLKKIKHDSELQSLFKILDASFFSDNKVHEIEKAAKEFNVPIIKTNRKLVASENGGLHYPSYLVFNPARTNESLQQATKRFSHPSLEGVRRPKSDEDIAFMSVLELGQLIKTKQITSEELTGIFIRRLKRYGPVLESVVTITEELAYKQAKEADHLLVKGKYLGPLHGIPYGLKDIIAVPHYRTTWGSKTFKDQVLDIEAWVYKRLRSAGGVLVAKLVSGSLAYDDIWFGGRTRNPWNIEEYSTGSSAGPAACTSAGMVPFAIGSETSGSLTYPAARCGVTALRPTFGTVGRTGVMSISESLDKLGPFCRSAADCTIILDMIRGKDPDDLSSQDIPLVDPFTVDITKLTVGYLEDAEMGVVDVLKSKGVNMVPFKLNYTVESAQGILNFTMDVDMLAHFDEWQRANLDDQYEAQDQWPLELQRARVIPAVDYVQAQRARGKLIREVKESFRVDAFVGNATDWERVCVGNLVGMPVIVVPAGFKKISDPPTADTRRRTTITTGIYAPPAHDHIALALAMAYQSVTDHHKQRPPIDDLGPNDSVPNPPIKQIPPRQLRG
- the LOC113740154 gene encoding uncharacterized protein isoform X3 gives rise to the protein MKLAQLQTSKTTITGYLPPIVQICRKLDVHSSECLKKIKHDSELQSLFKILDASFFSDNKVHEIEKAAKEFNVPIIKTNRKLVASENGGLHYPSYLVFNPARTNESLQQATKRFSHPSLEGVRRPKSDEDIAFMSVLELGQLIKTKQITSEELTGIFIRRLKRYGPVLESVVTITEELAYKQAKEADHLLVKGKYLGPLHGIPYGLKDIIAVPHYRTTWGSKTFKDQVLDIEAWVYKRLRSAGGVLVAKLVSGSLAYDDIWFGGRTRNPWNIEEYSTGSSAGPAACTSAGMVPFAIGSETSGSLTYPAARCGVTALRPTFGTVGRTGVMSISESLDKLGPFCRSAADCTIILDMIRGKDPDDLSSQDIPLVDPFTVDITKLTVGYLEDAEMGVVDVLKSKGVNMVPFKLNYTVESAQGILNFTMDVDMLAHFDEWQRANLDDQYEAQDQWPLELQRARVIPAVDYVQAQRARGKLIREVKESFRVDAFVGNATDWERVCVGNLVGMPVIVVPAGFKKISDPPTADTRRRTTITTGIYAPPAHDHIALALAMAYQSVTDHHKQRPPIDDLGPNDSVPNPPIKQIPPRQLRG